TGCTTTGAAGATAAATTTTGATACTCGTTTCTCGGACTTTGATGCCATTGCGAATCAAATTAAGATTTTTCAGAATCCTTTTGATGCTGACATTGAAACCCTAGCCCCGGAACTTCAAATGGAAATGATTGATCTTCAGTGCAGTGATATAATTAAGAACAAATATGAAAACTcatctttgttggaattttataaGAGTCTTCCACTGACACAATTTGATAATTTGCATAAATTTGCTCGTGGGCTGTTTTCCGTTTTTGGTACTACTTATTTGTGTGAGAAAACCTTCTCCAAAATGAAGTACACAAAAAATGTATACAGATCTAAATTAACTGACGAGCATCTTAAATCTCTTTTAATAATTGGTACAAGTAAAATTAGTCCACAACTACAAACTATTGTCGGTGGAAAATCTCAATTACATACATCTCATTAGCATTTCATATGTCATGTTTGTTATAAGGTATGTGTTGTTCATTACTTACAATGTATAAAATGTTAGTTGGATTCATTTCAATAATTTGTTAGTTATTATATGCTGAAGTTAAATTTACTGCATAAATTATACATGTCTTTACTCATTACCATTCTGTGTTTCTTTATCCAACTTATCACAAACATTTTATTtgctataaaaaatattaaggaGTTTTCAAGTATGTCTCCGCGGGCCGGACAAAATCTGTCTGCGGGCCGGATGTGGCTCTCGAGCCGTAGTTTGGAGACCCCTGGACTAGACTATCGAATCAAAACAATAACCAGAAAGAACAGtcaatataaattttctaagaatttgtatccaggcgaaggactaggattgtccgcacgccactaaACAAAAATATGGATGTCAatagttttttggtgcattattaaattaataaattgataTAGATTAATGTTATAATATGAAGATTATAGCAtaagaattgctagaattctgctaagaaatCTCCTAAGTGGTTTTTAGATATCATaggaattaaacctttattgctgtttatctcgatatgtataaaatgtgacattccttgttttttccCTGTACTCTTCATGTACTAACACACACTTATTTTACAGTTTCAGAGACTGttcccagcaaacagaccgacgtgttaattacgtgaattttgggtacatttgtcaccaatatacgtaaattgcttacgtgaatttcacgtgaaaatttggttggaatgtcacattgaaaatacgtctttaaattacgtgaataactcgtcttcaatagacgtgttatttaccttgaatagcagtaaaatgtttcgggaaattcacgttgcaaatacgtattgattaacgtatcttttagggaatgtatatattagtattcacgtgaaagatacgtcctcggttcacgtaaataattcgaccttaattaacttatgaatcacgtaattattatcctcatatgatataaataaaacaagcataatataaagtattaacaatgtatttatgtagtagaatttagagactttaaaacatttgtcttgtataattattatacaatatcatgaaccaaaaatggtaccgacctaaagacacattaaaaaatttgccaacacaaaacacaacacaggtcactttttatttctaggacacttcgacactttcttgtttttttctaattgcatcatcgATACTTCAACCCTCcagcagtgaggtaaacgttaatacgaaagacattattataaataaacccgaCTAAAATAAAACGAaggaaataaagctcttcacgtttcactttcactttttattgtgagaaatgtgagaagctgatattagaggttatgatcatcgattttaaaaatcgattatttttaaattacagttcaactattctacttactttaaataattagtattacgtattttctttttgtttttaaatttcttctactattaactaattggtcttactaaaaatctatttcaataccacaataatataaaaaaataatcctatcgaaacgtatctattattcgataaatcgattaatttagttttcgaaccaactatgttcATCAGTGGTTCATCATGTACcgtggtcacgtgatagtattAAAAGGAGaagaaaggcttggtagtacgtcatcaccgcgggcgatttgaaaattagactcaacatcattttagctcctgtgatatttaaaaaaaaatagcaaaaatagcgtcaaatcaaggttggattgaaatagttatgctaaatgattttaaaagcgaaatcataaactttttgtttaaatattggtattatttacattacttttacgtgaaatacatctaatttttcgacgtccataaaatacagtgagtaaaattcaagcgatacgtatttaaccaacaccgttgtaaaattttgttttccaaaatagttctcaaaatttaaccaaagggaGTTATTTCtatttcgtgattattacgtgaaataaacgtacctttgcgatgtaaccgacattcacacctattataaaaaacatgtactatattcgtcattatgattttatattattctaatgtcaaacatgtattgggaccgtgcaagttcggcaaagcgacctctatttctacgctctgtactactattcgcacttttaattatattggccaattatattagtcctggttgctggataattgtcaaggccatagtccaaaaaaataataagaagaaaaaataagatgcaggttatgttatgcaaacgtaaacaattgtatgtagtaaataaaattagttattaaaatgcagtactgcaagcaaaatacaattaattaaatttacctttatataataattgcatatcatatcaatattatggagcaatatataatttttctgcttcaatgacagaaggtatgaaatatacgtcaatttgacaatttcaattgacaatatgaattatttaagaaagttgcaatatttctctgcgactcgcgcacggtcgtttctcgtttcccttccaagtacttgcacaccgcgaataaaggaagccctaatatataggtgaatgatttggcactgaaatacgtttttttcccgtcataaatcaccgagttacgtattcgttaaaatttgccgtaaatttaacgtaatcatcaTGTAACTGGGCTTAAACCTGTTTGCTGGGTTTCATCTCCCATTCTATAAATATACACCAAAGTTAAGATCTAAAGCTGTTGGCTGTAGCTAGACaactaaatacaaaaaagtaaTTATAACCTGTTTTTTTTTCAGTAAAAGAAGCAAAACATTTATGGAAAATATTACGAGATGGACATAGACAAGCCATATCAAAGAAAAGAACAGCTACAGGACAAGCAGCGAGTGATATAAAGCCTTGGAAATACGAGAAACTGATGGAGTTCCTCCTTCCTCATATATCTAGCCGAGTTACATCGACTAATACCATGTCTTCTGGTATAACTACGACCGACGAAGACTCACAACTCCATGAAGAAATTAGAATTGAGACAATCGACGATCAGCCAGCAATCacaagcacctacctacctaaGAGAAAAAATGATCAACTTTTGGATTATTTACACGAACAAGAATCAAAACGCGAGAAGAGGTCATTCGAACGAGACTTATGCCGCAGAGAACTTTTGAAACAATTAGTAGTTAAGCCAAAAACTGCTACTGAAAAATTTTTCGACAGCATGTGTGACATGACCACGGATCTACCTGAACATGTCCAGATTAAAATTCAAAGAGAAATATTTCAGGCTGTCATGGAAGCTCGAGAAGCATATTTACGGAGTCAAACTGGAACCTCCGGGCTAGTGGGTTTGAATTATCCAAGACATGAGGACCAATCAGCATTTTCCGCATCATCTGCATCACGTCCTTCATCGGCTCTTTCAAATGGTGTCGCTGCATGTGATGTGTTGTCCCTACATATGAAAAATTCTCCAGCAACAAGCACAAACGAATTTATATTATCGGAAGAGTATGGCttaaaagaagtttgagtaataAATGTTAGGTTTAATAGTACTTTTTGTAGTTTCTTTACCTCAAAGTTAGTGCGAGTTGATCCATGCATCTAATATCGTCACGCATATTCATCAATTCATGCGCATTCATTAAAAAATGGCTTATATTCCAATGGACGTTTTTATACTTCTCTTTTATTAATTGCATTGTGAAAACTGGTATGAAcgtgatttttcaatttttggaaACCTTTATATTGTCCAATAAGATCtacagtaaataaatatttaaaccaTAGTAAGTAGAAATTAAAGTGTTTTTATTGATTATAAGCTAATATATGGTGCTTACAAAATAGTCAGATTATGTATCAGTAGTTAGTAAATAAGAAAATCCAATCCGCTAAGGAAAGATCCTGGAGAGAATTCTGTGAAATCATTGAAAGTGTACCTGAAAGCGCCAGGGTTAACAGAATCCTCAAAAGAGATAACATTAACAAACCCAAGTCAATGAAATTGCACAAT
The window above is part of the Diabrotica virgifera virgifera chromosome 2, PGI_DIABVI_V3a genome. Proteins encoded here:
- the LOC126879500 gene encoding uncharacterized protein LOC126879500, producing MEYLINSVKKYPCIWKADSEDYKNTEMKKASWRKIIKECDYPDVKEAKHLWKILRDGHRQAISKKRTATGQAASDIKPWKYEKLMEFLLPHISSRVTSTNTMSSGITTTDEDSQLHEEIRIETIDDQPAITSTYLPKRKNDQLLDYLHEQESKREKRSFERDLCRRELLKQLVVKPKTATEKFFDSMCDMTTDLPEHVQIKIQREIFQAVMEAREAYLRSQTGTSGLVGLNYPRHEDQSAFSASSASRPSSALSNGVAACDVLSLHMKNSPATSTNEFILSEEYGLKEV